The genome window GTTGATTCTTCCTCAGTAACTCAAACACCTGTTCTAAGTGCTTCACATGCTCTTCTAGATTTGCACTATACACCAGCACATCATCCAAAAACACCACCACACACTTTCTCAGAAGAGGTTCCAAAATTTGATTCATAAAGGCCTGAAAAGTAGCAGGAGCACCAGTTAAACTAAATGGCATCACTCGATATTCATAATGACCACGGTGTGTCTAAAATGCAGTTTTATATTCTTCACCCTCCTTAATCctaatttgatgataccctgatcgGTGATCCAATTTGGTAAAGATAGTAGCTCCCCCAAGCTCATCAGTGATTTCTTCAAATATGGGCATAGGATATTTGTTCTTTACCGTATATGCATTTAACTTTCGATAGTCCACACACAACCTCCACTCCCCATCTTTCTTCTTTACTAAGAGAATTGGAGACGCAAAAGGACTAGAGCTGTGTTGTATCACTCCGGTATCCAACATCTCTTGTACTTGTTTCTCTATCTCATCTTTTTGTTGTGGTGTATACCTGTATGGTCGCAGCCTAAATGGTTGAGCTCCAGGCATGAGAGGAATGGTATGATCAACTTTCCTTTTGGGAGGTAGGCCTTGGGGTTTTTGGAACAAATCCTGATAGCTCTCAATCAACTGAGACACCGGTGTAGGTATGTCCAACTGTTCACTTTCAGTTACCTCTCTTAGTTCTAAGATTTGCTCCACAGCTTCCTTTCTGACTAAGCCTTGCAGTTGGGAAGAAGACAGATGATGGCAGGTCTGCAACTGAGGAACTATTCCTTGCAGGTGAACTGTTTTTCCTTGGTATTCAAATTCCATCCACTTTTCTGCCCAATGCACAGACATAGGACAATACTTCTCCAGCCAATCCATACCAAGTATGAAGTCATACCCACTCAGAGGTAACACCTTGAAATCAGTACAAAAATTGATACCCCCACACAGCCATTGGCAGTTAGACACCAGATATTTGCTCCACATGCGCCTACCATCGGCTACTCTTACTTGCATGGGCTGCTTCAGTTTCTGTATATCAGACATGGCCCCCATTAGATGACTTCCCATGAAGCTGGCTGAGCTACCGGAATCAACAAGTATTAGGACCTGTTGACAGTGAATTGAAGCCCATAGTCGGATGGCTCTGTTACCCTCTCCTCCACTAACTGCAGCAATTGAGATTGCTAACACTGTTTCTTCAGTTGTTTTGTCAATCTGATCATCTGTCtcttcattgctatcatcttctcCAGCTGAATTGGCTAATGCCCACATTTCCTCCACCAGGTGCAAGGGAACACTGGTTGAGCAGGTATGGTTATGCCCCCATCTTTCTCCACACTTGAAACATAAACCCTTGGCCCTTCTGTAAGCTTTCAAAGCTGCGAGTCTGCTGTCATCAGGCTTGACACTGGATCCTGACTGACGGCGACGGTCTTCCCTTGGTGTGTACGCCACTTGGGTAGTGGGTACAGCTGAAGACCTTGGATGTGGCTTCATAAACCCCTTGAATTCCATCTTTCTACCATCCTTCCTTCCTGAGGTTGTCAGGATGTCCTCCTGTAAAAGAGCAAGGGAGCAAACAGTATCTAGGTCTGAAGGCCTTTGAATGACTACTACAGATTTAATCTCATCTGTGAGCCCATCAACAAATCTAGCAGTGATCATGGATGAAGTTAACTGGGTTTCATGAGCAAGTAATTGATGCATAAGAATATCAAATTCCTCTATGTATTCTGCTACAGATGCTTGCTGGTAGATGTGGTAAAACTGCCTAATCAGCAAATTATGTTGATCTCTACCAAAACGGGTATTCAAGTGTAAACAAAACTCTTCCCAATTCATCTCCCTCAATCTATTTTCTACGGCATGTAACCAAAACACTGCTGGACCCTTGAAATGCATGATGGCTAGCCTAATCCACATCTCTGGCTCTACGGCATAGAATTCAAAATAAGTTTCGCACCGTCGTTTCCACAATTTTGGGTTGGATCCATCAAACAAAGGGAAATCCATATTCGGAACTGCAGAACCCATTCCCGATCCGTGAGACCAAGCCCCAAATGAATTTCTCCCCATGGTTTCGAATCGGAATGGGTCGCGATTGAGGGGTGGAATCGTACCTCCGACCGGAGTGGGTGACCGGAACGTATCGTTCCCGACACCCGCTCTCCGGTAATGGTCTGACTGGTGGTGGCGATTATGCCCGTGTGTCGTCTCCGAAGAGGGTGGTTCCAGATGCGCGGAACCCGACGCACCGTTCGTGGCTGGAATTTCCGCCTTCGATGAAGCTGACACAGATCTCTGCGCCACTTCATTTACCTTGGCTTGGATGGCTTGGAGCGCCTCAGCGATCTCTGTCACCCTGGTCTCCACTTCAGGTCGCCACCTCTGGAACTCTACTTGTTCCCCCATGACGCTCTTCACCGTGGATTCCATGTTACCAATCGCCGTCTGCATCACCTCCATTCTCCGGTGTGTCTCTTTGTTCCCTTCCTCAATTTTCGCCAACAGCTGTGTCACCAGATCATCACTCTTCGCCGGTGCCATAGCTTCGGTCTTCGATTGCAGCCTCGTCCGGTAGTCGTGGTGGTGCTCCAGCTCGGCTCCGAATACCAACTGTAAGGATCGCCCTTACTTTCGATTCTCACGATGAACACACAGATACGCCTCCGCGGCCAATCCGCCGTCGGACGGTATTCTATTGTGAAAGTGTCTGCCGCCGCCTAGGTTCAGCCAAGTCTACCTGTATTATTACAGCACGTAGTGTATATATAGAACTCCTCTGTTGGGCCTGGTTTTACTAAGCCTAATTTCTCCACTGCCCTCCTATGTACTTGGGATTTGGCCTGCGTTCTCTTTTCCTTCCTGCTTCAGTCTTCGCCTTCTCGTTCGGTACCTCCTGCCCATCCTGGTCGCCTTTGGTACTGCTGACAGCCAATGAGGTCTTCTGAAGCACGACCGGATCCTCTAGCGTAGCTTCTAGGCGCCGCCCGCCCCCTATGTATGTTCCAAGAGGTTACTACAGAGAATCCGCTCGCTCTTGAGCTACCACCCTGTGTATGCATAAGGAAGGAATGAGTAATGATTGATTGGGTCGAGTAGGGACGCGATTGCTCTTGCTCCATCCAGCCGCTCGCCCCCATTTCGTTGCGCTTTCCTCTGTCTCTAATCCATGATCCAAGAACAACGAGCAGACGACATACCTTCGTCGTCAAGCTACAAGCTTGCTCAtagggctggacaaaatactcgtggctcgtgagctcgctcgactcgtggtcagctcggctcggctcgtttcaattttatcacgagctgagctaacatctcagctcggttcgttaacgagccagctcgacacgagctcgagccagctcgttagctcAAATGAGCTAGCATTTATCTATAAAACAAAGCATATACTTGTATTGGATGAATTAATAAGTGACGAACTATGTTTGTTTAGGGTTTAAATGATGTGATATATAAAATTATGAGTATTGTTAGTCTTTTCTAgtgttaaattagtataaaattaactagcaattgattatattgttgtatatatacatgtatactattttttgttgtggctcgcgagctaaacgagccaactcgagctcgcaaacgagccgagccgagctggttctctggctcggttccttaacgagtcgagccgagccagctcgttttcttaacgagccagctcgagctcggtcgagccgagccgagctggctcgatatccacccctactTGCTCATTTGCCAGCATGGCGACACGATGGCGTTGGTGCGATTAGGCTGCCCGCACTGGCGTACTGGAAACACGACTGGAAAGGATGCCGTATGATATAGAGTTCGAATTTAGGTGCAGCGGTTCACTGGAAAGACGACGCTAAAATACAGTTGGCTAGCAACGACCCTATATACAGCGTTCGCGTCCGTGGAACTGCACAGGAGACAGGCGGGACCACGGGTGGGGCCTGACGCAACGTTGTGAGAGGCTGGTTTGGAGGGAGTTGAAAAATAAATAATAGAATATGTTATAGTTGGTATAGAGTAGATATTTAGGGTAAATATGAATGCAGAGTATTACAGGATAGAGTAGAGAATCTCGATGATCAGGACGAAATATtccttttagagtagaaatttaggGTTCCATGAGTGCCTTAGGATCAGCAGCGTCACGTACGATGCTAGCGTCCAGTGCATGCACGAAACTCAACTGTAAAAGAAGCGTACACGTTGAGGCGGCTGTAGAGCAGTCAGATCAGAGGGGGGCCCTGTCCTCCCCATGACCCCATGTCCCCATGTGACACGCACGACGCTCGCTCTCAAGCTCCACGACGAGCAGCGCATGCTCCGTACGAGTCCAACAGTCCAACTCGAAGCAACCTTCAGCCCCATCACAACTCACACGGCATAGTACCGCGATCCTGGGCTTCACTAGGGAAAAAAATTTGGTGCAGCACTGCTGCTAACTAGAGTGTTTGTAGCCCCTCACAAAAATAAGGATAGATCCCACCCGCAGCAACAATAATACAACTAAAACGTTATCTGCTGGACCTGCAGGTGGAGTCTATCCTCCTTTTTGTGAAGGGCTACAAACCACTCTAGTTTGTAGCAGTGCTACACCAAATTTTTTTCCTCACTGGGGCTCCTTCCCTTCCTAGCCTACTCCACTGCAACTGCAAACCTACCTCTCCACAATTCACAATCACCTGGCAGCTGGCATCATTGGTCTAGTGGTTCCATTGCCTGGCCGCACGCACGCGTCCCAGCCATGAGATCCGTCATCGTAGCTGTTGCACTCCCATCGTCAACGCCCATAACCTAATTAGAGCTTGTTCAATTAAATATAAATTGAGGGGAGGAGGAGATTTAATCTACCCCAATCCCTCTTAATCAACttttaagagcatctccaacaatgtctCAAACTAGTGCCTTAAATTGAAATATGATGCTCTACATAGGAAAAACTACTCCAACAGTGTCTTATTTCATAaatttttgtcaaaaaactataggtcatcctctcaagtgactcaaatatactacaccgtagtgggctgccctataatctagatttggggctttactgttggagcgaggtgttttgttggtgccctaaattctataaaatatacttattttcaaattatagggcatttttataggtcacgttgttaGAGATGCTCTAACCAAACAAACCCCGCTCTGCTCTTGACACACACGAATTTGGCCTCCTTTTGCGACGCCCGCCTCTTGAATGTCGgttctagagatggcaatgggtacccaaaACCCGAATACCCGACGAGTTTTACCCGATATGAAAGCGGGTACGGAATGACTTCTCTACCCGTGGGTATGTTAATGGGTAAAAacctctacccgttgggtagacgggtacgtgtatgggttggtactacccatacccgtctaccccgtgggtaaaatatacccgcatcaATAGCACTATAAACATCTAATAGAGTCTAACTTAGCTAGAATAAAACTCTTCTCTAATTATCATTTGTCTAGATActaagttatgtaatcatataatttgttatatgtgaaattgaagttgtttttatatgtttctttaatattttgagtgattggtatattggaatttaattctttcctagcgggtacgggttacccgacgggtaaaaatacccgcgcgggtacgagtatgggtaagattttatacccaCGAATATATATGGGTAACTCgacgggtagaattttttttataGGTACGAGTATGGAATAGTACTACCCGACAggtatgtacccgttgccatccctaatcgGTTCCCTCATCCTTCATTCCCGCGCTCTCTTCCATTTGCTTTACCGACACCGGCATCCTGACATTATTCTATTCTTGAAACTCCGCTTGTTTTCAAGCCGCCGCGTTAGGGAGAAAATGATGCAAAAAACTACACAAAATTATATGCATTTTCAGTTTTTTTTTTCTGTAGGGAGAAAATGATAAAAAACTACACAAAATTTTATTCTTATACGATATAATATTTTTAATAACATGATTAAAGATTAGCACTAAATTATACACCTATTTATATTAAAATATTATATTTGTTATATAACTCATGTTTTAGTAAGATCCGCGCACGACTGAGAAAACGTCATCGACAAACAGGAATCCCGTGCACTAGCGGAGCTGTTACTCTGTTAGGTTGGTCCCTCCATAAACCTGCCTCCCAACGAACCGGACCTGCCACGTAGGCGGGCTCCAACGCATTCCCGCTGCAACTGGCCAACCACGTCGCGCCGCGTGGCGCGCGTGCGTGGAATTTGACCTAATAAATCCAACCATTACCGCGTCCACGCTATATGACGACCGCGTCCTCGTCTAATCAATCTCCGCCTCCCTGCCTCCATACCCTGACCGGACCCCGATCCCGCCGGCGTCTCGCGGAATCGCGGCGGTCAAAGCCTATACGCCACCCCACCTCACGTCGCGCCGCATCGCCGCGGTTTCCGCGTGCTAGTGCTCTCGGGAGCTCGGATCAGAGGGGCGGGCTAGGGTTCGCCAATCGCCAGCGTGGGTACTGCCGTCGGGCGCCGGCGGCCGAGTAGTACGAGGAGAGATGGACGCGTTCCTGCACAGGCTCAAGCGGCTGGACGCGTACCCCAAGGTGAACGAAGATTTCTACAAGCGGACGCTCTCCGGAGGCATCGTCACGCTCGTCGCCGCCGTCGTTATGCTGCTCCTCTTCATCTCCGAGACCAGTAAGTGACTCTCCGGCGGCCGGCAGTTGTCTGATTTGATTTTTTTCCTTttcctactttgcggccttgttgGCCCGGCATGGTTGTAGAATTCGAGATGTAAGCTCTTCAAAAAAGAAGCAAAGAAAAGACTGAATTTTCTGAGCTCCTCTTGGGGACTCATTGTTGCTGCATGCTGTGATTATGTGGAGAGAAAAAAAGAGATAAATTTCGATAAGCTACTGTGCGTTTGCATGGTACCGTCTAGATTAATGCAGCAGACTTCTGGGCTTAAGCTCTGGTGCTGTTGACGGTGTATGGAGGGAAGGGATCTGTGTTTTGTTATGTTATGCCGAAATTAGTGTTGAGCATGGACGCGAATCCTAATAATGCATAACGTGGACGGCTATTTATACGCTCTATTTGGGAGTGAGACTCCCAGATGCTGGAATATTTCAAAAAAAGGCTGGATTTTCAGTTGCTTTCGGTTCCTTCAGTTGTCCCAATTTGGTGGGGACAATACTCTTTATCCGGTAGACACCTGGATTTAAGTACTGACGTCTCCTTTTGATCTGTTTGAGTTTTATATTTCTTTTCATGTTACAATCACGTGTGCAAACAATTACATACTGAGGATTAGCTCTACTTTGCTCTTAGgggatgtttgaatgcactagagtgaATAGTTAGCGGCTAAAATTAGGtagaaacataaacactagctaatagttcagctattagctattttttagtaaattagttaatagttagctagctatttgttagctagctaattcaactagcaattttttagctaactaactattagctctagtgcattcaaacacctccTTATTAATTGTGTGTCAGTATTGAGTAAACTCTACTTGAGGGAAAGCTTCTACTTTTAGTCAGGAAATTTGGACTGACACGAACTTATATCACCTTTTCTGGAACCTGCTGTGCTAGTACCTGAGTTACATTTTGGGTAAAAATTCTTTTTGTCAAGTGTTTCCTTCAGAGTACTGGATAATTTATAGCCGTCGCTTGTGGCACACAATTCATATTTCCTGTGGCAAGCTCATGTGTATCCACCTAACATTTGTTCTGAATTTGTGGCAAAGCTGCAAAGTTTAGGCTAAAATGGCTATAGAAATGAGGAATATGTCCATTATCCCAGAATAAATACACCTTACTTTTGCAAGTGTTTGTCCAAAAAAATTGGACTAAATAAGGTATGTAGTTTGGATAGTATTATGCCTTGTAGTTTTCTGTCATTGGCAAATTCTAATGTCCTGTCTTTTAGCGTCCCGTTATGAAATTCATGGCATTTGTCATCTCTTTTTTTGCAGTTCTTTATTGCTCTTTGAAAAACTTAACCTCATCTTGTTTCTACCTCTAAAATCTATGATCTACTGATGTTGTTCCTCGTACCAACATGCCGTTATTGTCAAGGAAATGCTGTTATGTTACATATTGTGCTTAAATAAGTGGAATGAAGCGTCACCTAATGGTTTTTCTGTGTACATAATGTGTTTAGGGTCATATTTTTATTCGTCAACAGAGACTAAGTTAGTCGTGGACACATCAAGAGGGGAAAGGCTACGAGTAAATGTTAGTACTTTTTTTTATCAGTTTAACTGTCTGTAGATTATTTACTTCTATTCTTGTTTAAAGAGACAGACACATACATCTTCATGCGGTAGTGCCTAACAAGTGTCTTTTGTAATGGTAACTCCAATTTGCAGTTTGATATTACTTTTCCGAGCATTCCTTGCACACTCCTCAGCGTTGATACAACGGATATTAGTGGAGAGCAGCATCATGACATTGTACGTTCTGAAGTTATTTTACTTTGTTAATTTAGTTTTTTATCTTTCATATAATGATTCCATTGTTTCCTTTTCCCTGTAGAGGCATGACATCGAGAAAAGAAGATTAAATTCACATGGTAATGTTATTGAAGCAAGAAAAGAAGGCATTGGCGGAGCAAAGGTTAGTGGCCTCTGATGCAGACTTGATCATGTTTTTATGACAGTTGTAGCAATTATGGTGGGTGAAGTGTGGGTAGAATTTCCACTCTTCTTTCAAAAGTTGAACCAACCAACAGATGATACACCTGTCCACATTTCTAGGGCAATAGCACAGTTTATATTTTTCAAACAGAAGGTTGAAATTGAGAGCCGTCTGTGGTTCATTAAAAAAAAATAGAAGACTAGGCAGAAGAAACTGATATAAGCGATTTGTCTTTTTAACCACACAGTATTATAAGCTTACCAGTCAATTTATTAATTTCTTCTGTCCTTAGCCCATGTATTTTCGTCTAGTTCATTGCTGAATTGTTGCTCCTTAAAGAGCTTATAGAACTCACGGAGAAAACTACCAAATTGTGATGACATCGAGAAGCTAGAAGTTTAAGTTTGTATTCATAGAACTCACGGAGAAAACTACCAAATTGTGATGGCAATTTCTGTTTTTAATGGCATACTCTCTCGGTCCCAAAATAAATAATATTATAAGGTTTAAAAATTGTCCACCAAAAAATAACATTCTACACAAACATGGAACACTGCCTCCTAATAAGGAGGGTAGTTATAGGTGCAATGCAAACGGTAACTGCCAAATTCAAGAGATATCTTCCAGGAAAGGAAAGGAGCTGGGCACATGCGTCTTTTCCAGCGTCCGTAATCTGTGTGGAAATTCTAAAACATATTTATTATAGGACAGAAGGAGTAGGTAGTTCATTTTGTTATATTTGAGTCTAGTATAGAAGCGTTTTCCAACCGTGTTATCTTGAAACTGTTCTATGTGACTGTCAGATATTTTGTTTCTTGTTTCCTCCAATATGTACCACAACCAAAACGGAACCTAGTCAACTGAAGATATAAGGCTGTCTTGGTTGTACTCTTAGCAATTCACATGCATATCCTTGATAGAAAAATATATCTTTGTATAGGTCGAGAGGCCGTTGCAAAAACATGGAGGAAGGCTTGACAAAGGTGAACAATATTGTGGCACGTGTTATGGTGCTGAAGAGGTATGCAcacctttttttctttttggttCATTTTGTTTTATTATAACTTTTATTTCAGCATTCCTTATCCATGTTATGCTTTGCTTGGACCTACTCTGAGCTCAGTCGGATGAGCAATGCTGTAATTCTTGCGAAGAAGTCAGGGAAGCATATAAGAAGAAAGGGTGGGCTCTAACAAATCCTGACCTAATTGACCAGGTATATCAGCTATTTTACCTGGATTTATTTGTCATGAAGGTTTACATTTTGTTTTTTTGGGAGAATCATAGTTTTTAACATATGGTGCACAATTGATTCACTGCTTTTAAGAAATCACAATCACGTGGAGGCCCCTAGCTTGTATGCTTGGTTCCTTGATCCATCACCTGCCTTGATTAACAGAAATTGCCATCTGCAATGTAGTGACATCTTTTATACTTGAAGTATTTTTTGATGTCATTTGCCTGTCACTAGCTCTGGTTCAGAATGTGCCCTTTGAGTTATATACTTCATGTGCTGGTTTCTAATTAGCATGTAACTTTTTCTGGTGAACTTTTAAAGGTTTCCTGCACACTTTTTTTATTCCTGAGATCCACTGGTGTTTGTTGACTGTTTTAGTGTGCAAGAGAGGATTTTATTGATAGAGTTAAAACTCAGCAAGATGAAGGTTGCAATGTCCTTGGCTTTTTAGATGTCAGTAAAGTTGCTGGAAATTTTCACTTCGCCCCAGGCAAAGGATTTTATGAATCAAACATAGATGTGCCTGAGCTGTCATTACTTGAGGGTGGTTTCAACGTAAGTAGCCCATGTTAAATTTTTTCCCTAGATTATTTTGACTGATTACTTCAATGTTTCTAATATGTTTACCTGTAAATTTACCAGATTAGCCACAAAATAAACAAACTGTCCTTTGGGACAGAATTCCCTGGTGTTGTTAATCCACTTGATGGGTAACTATCTATGTTTCATTCAGTGAGCATAAAATGGTGCCCATTGTTTTAGGCACACCTATTAACCTAAATATGTATTTTCTTACTCTAAACCACTTCACCATTTATGAACACAGTGCTCAGTGGACACAGCCAGCTTCAGATGGGACATACCAGTATTTCATAAAAGTGAGTCTTTCATCATGCATGTATGTTGCAGTTGTATGGCTTAATGGTGCATAAAAAACTTACCGAGTTTCCTATTAAGGTTGTCCCTACAATATACACTGATATTAGAGGACGCGGTATTCATTCAAACCAGGTTTGTGGAACTATTGAATATGTGCAACGTTTTATATTCCCTCAACATTAATATCTGTATGTTACTTTCATTTCCAGTTCTCGGTAACGGAACATTTTAGAGATGGAAATGTTCGTCCGAAATCCCAACCTGGAGTATTTTTCTTCTATGATTTCTCACCTATAAAGGTAACAGAGTAACAAAAGATGCATATACAGTTTTTTTGTATATCATGAACTTTTTTATCATTTTCACATATATGTGACTAAATTAATTATTTTCTAGTTATTTTTTATTAGTGCAGGTAGCATTGTTGTAATCCTCTCAGATTGAAAGCTACTCATTTCAGTCGTTCAGGTCAGCAGTCCTTATAGAATTGAACTGTCTATTTTGCAGGTGATATTCACAGAAGAAAATAGATCCCTACTCCACTACCTGACAAACCTTTGTGCTATAGTGGGAGGTATGAGCATCAAGTTTAGTATAGGTGTAGTTACCATTTGTTAAGATATTTGCTACATCTACAATCTTCACTCTTCTGTAAATGAAACCTTTTATTAACCCACATGTCTTGCCAAATGCTCCAGCAATTCTTTGACCATCCTTTTGATAAACGGCATACTTTTTGCGGAATCGACTCCCCACATGTTTTTCCTGTTCTGAGCTTTGCATTTGCTGTAGTGTTCATACTAAACCGGAGCTTTTGTGGCAATAGATGTCTGCAATCAGTCGCATTTCTGcaaattttttttttaaaaatagCTTCAGCTATGATTTCAATGAGTTCAACTAACAAAATTGGTCTGCATGATCCTCAGGTGTGTTCACCGTTTCTGGTATCATTGACTCGTTCATATACCATGGACAGAAGGCGCTCAAGAAGAAAATGGAGTTAGGCAAATACAGATGATCAACTTGGACCTTGTACTGGCCCCGTCGTTTCCAAATTTTGAGGCATGTAAGGAGCTTATATGCCTGCTAAACATGACGAGTACCACTTAAGTCGGAGACTGCAAGGCCATCAAACTGATGTTATTGCACATTAGCTGATCAGATAACTTGTAAAATGACAAGGAATAGCCTGGTCTGAGGGGTGGGTGGCGGTGTGTGTGGGTGTGTGCTTTGATGCCTATCATTGTTGACTGTTGTTGAATGACATGTTTGAAGGTGGATAGGTCAGATCACAGAATGTTTCTCATGAAAGTTTGTTCAAGGAAACAGCTTCACTCATGGTGTCACCCATCTTTCTAACTTTGTTCATTGGTTATCGCCGCTCTTTATTATATTGCTTTACACCTAATGACCTTAGAGGATTCCGTTATATCATTTTATTTCCAGTTGAGGTATCCAGTAAATATAAATATAATACAATGATTGTTAATTCTACCTCCAATTCATTAAGGTTGTGCTGATGCAAAGATGTATTTAAATTGTACTCCCTTtccaaattaaaattcgttttacaTAATTAATCGATTCATACAATACTTAATATATGTATTTTATGTGTCTAGATTTATTATTAttcatttgaatatagacataaaaattaaGAGCTACAAAAAAAAGTATATCTGTCCATTCTAAATTGTATGTCCTTTTCTAGGTACATGGTTTTTATTACGCGTCTAGATATACATTGAGGTATCCaataaatataaatataataCAATGATTGTTAATTCTACCTCCGATTCATTAAGGTTGTGCTGATGCAAAGATGTATTTAAATTGTACTCCCTTCCCAAATTAAAATTATGTcctaaattaaaattcgttttacaTAATTAATAGATTTATACAATACTTGAGATATGTGTTTtctatatgtgtctagatttatcatcatttatttgaatatagacataaaaatcaagagctacGGAGTAAGTATGTCTGTTCATTCTAAATTGTATGTGCTTTTCTAGGTACATGGTTTTTATTACGCGTCTAGTTATACATTGGAACCAAGGTACTGACGATGTAGTGCTATTTGACGAAAATTAgacaatagtaaatataaaattAAGTTGTGACAGAGGACTTTAAAGTCTAAACATTTTAGAGTTTGAATATTTTAGTTCAGAAGAACTAAAACCAAACTATATAAGCAAGGAGATGTTAGTTTAAAAAGTTCAAGCAGTAGCTAGAAAGAACATATTTCGATATTTAATATTAATGTGCTATAAGGATGCGAAGGACCTAGGATGTTGACGCATGAGTGCGACCTCGGATAGAACAATGCTTAGACAACAATGTTTAACACTATTTATATAGAGAAATTtacagggtgtttggtttgaggaatgagctaaTCCATAATCTTCTTActcctcactatttttgtttggtttgtggaatggaataagttgatccatcacca of Zea mays cultivar B73 chromosome 8, Zm-B73-REFERENCE-NAM-5.0, whole genome shotgun sequence contains these proteins:
- the LOC100193691 gene encoding DUF1692 domain, endoplasmic reticulum vescicle transporter protein; the encoded protein is MDAFLHRLKRLDAYPKVNEDFYKRTLSGGIVTLVAAVVMLLLFISETRSYFYSSTETKLVVDTSRGERLRVNFDITFPSIPCTLLSVDTTDISGEQHHDIRHDIEKRRLNSHGNVIEARKEGIGGAKVERPLQKHGGRLDKGEQYCGTCYGAEESDEQCCNSCEEVREAYKKKGWALTNPDLIDQCAREDFIDRVKTQQDEGCNVLGFLDVSKVAGNFHFAPGKGFYESNIDVPELSLLEGGFNISHKINKLSFGTEFPGVVNPLDGAQWTQPASDGTYQYFIKVVPTIYTDIRGRGIHSNQFSVTEHFRDGNVRPKSQPGVFFFYDFSPIKVIFTEENRSLLHYLTNLCAIVGGVFTVSGIIDSFIYHGQKALKKKMELGKYR